In one Deltaproteobacteria bacterium genomic region, the following are encoded:
- a CDS encoding TlpA disulfide reductase family protein: MAKSSRLLFPISALLLAGLGLLGPGGCRPAPVPGPGRDPGSPGSVVLPTLEGGTYRLGDGRDDVLVVTFFATWCMPCIAEVPYLRTLHHRPGVRVVGISVDEGGEKVLRPFRDHFEIDYPILLADEEMTLGRSPFGHIPGIPATFVLDRRREVHAAILGGIAPSTFDPILAEAAGKK; this comes from the coding sequence GTGGCCAAGTCGTCTCGCCTTCTCTTCCCGATCTCCGCCCTGCTCCTCGCGGGGCTGGGCCTCCTGGGTCCCGGCGGCTGCCGCCCGGCGCCCGTGCCCGGCCCCGGCCGCGACCCGGGCTCGCCCGGCAGCGTGGTCCTGCCCACCCTGGAGGGCGGCACCTACCGCCTGGGGGACGGACGGGACGACGTCCTGGTGGTCACCTTCTTCGCCACCTGGTGCATGCCCTGCATCGCCGAGGTCCCCTACCTGCGGACCCTCCACCACCGGCCGGGGGTGCGGGTCGTCGGGATCTCGGTCGACGAGGGAGGGGAGAAGGTGCTGCGGCCCTTCCGGGACCACTTCGAGATCGACTACCCGATCCTCCTGGCCGACGAGGAGATGACCCTGGGCCGCTCGCCCTTCGGCCACATCCCCGGCATCCCCGCGACCTTCGTCCTCGATCGGCGGCGCGAGGTCCACGCGGCGATCCTCGGGGGCATCGCCCCGAGCACCTTCGACCCCATCCTGGCCGAGGCGGCCGGGAAGAAGTGA
- a CDS encoding diguanylate cyclase, whose protein sequence is MSSPTARVRAPSVNRPSLRPTRNRTRSRGLDLSRKSGLVSRFWARGPGLALRRPAARIAAFFLAHGGLVLGALLTAHWIHATPRLTGELSLLDGSLLALTGLAFGASLVARLRREQRSLQLDARPVTLWRELEVSALALAAIWSGLALSGGAASPLRPLLLLLVAVYLPWHGARACIVTVAGVLLSLLVAAAHDGTLQGAPLRVAAEGVFVVLFAALYDLALSGLVKSARGAARKGLDAYLAELEQRAREYRLIVSHDGPGDVEAGREKWLIASVAEVEAAVRGALEVAETALDCHTAAVYLLSPDGERMRLRECLTRSEKIRREPILAGEGLPGVVLSRGAPLRIHGEFRGAVHDEGSVRPRAFLGVPLLAKVPGREKPLPRGVLLVDRLEDRPFDESDEKLMTTLAREVLRAIEGERVLGYIRREKDEKARFFRAIEKLNLLSKPAEICEQVARQAQEVAPLDFVAVTLVREEGEQVQHKIVEALGTGSASLRAEVFADNAGLVANVVRLGSTLPGRDYHVMSKTVVFDEKLPLEGLSSLKVIPMTVGESVVGTLVCGAVGEGELGEEPVRMLGVLAMQAAGAIARGRLFEKTEELATTDGLTGLSNHRRFQEALDGHLAAARRYSRSCSLVITDVDHFKSVNDTYGHPVGDEVLRGFAAILRREARDTDVVARYGGEEFAVILPETDLEGARVIAERIRQAVEATVFHTELGPLQVTLSAGVASFPAVEQEKQPLIDHCDRALYAAKRGGRNRVVTADTVR, encoded by the coding sequence ATGAGCTCTCCCACGGCCCGGGTGCGCGCGCCCTCGGTGAACCGGCCCAGCCTGCGGCCCACCCGCAACCGGACCCGCAGCCGCGGCCTGGACCTCTCCCGCAAGAGCGGGCTGGTCTCGCGCTTCTGGGCCCGGGGGCCCGGCCTCGCCCTGCGCCGCCCGGCCGCGCGGATCGCCGCCTTCTTCCTGGCCCACGGTGGGCTGGTCCTCGGGGCGCTGCTCACCGCTCACTGGATCCACGCCACGCCGCGCCTCACCGGCGAGCTCTCCCTCCTGGACGGCAGCCTGCTGGCCCTCACCGGGCTGGCCTTCGGCGCCTCGCTGGTCGCTCGCCTGCGCCGGGAGCAGCGGTCCCTGCAGCTCGACGCCCGCCCGGTGACGCTCTGGCGAGAGCTCGAGGTCTCCGCCCTGGCCCTCGCGGCCATCTGGTCCGGGCTGGCCCTCAGCGGGGGCGCGGCCTCCCCCTTGCGCCCCCTCCTCTTGCTGCTGGTGGCGGTCTACCTGCCCTGGCACGGGGCGCGGGCCTGCATCGTGACGGTGGCCGGCGTCCTCCTCTCCCTGCTGGTGGCGGCCGCCCACGACGGCACCCTCCAGGGCGCGCCCCTGCGGGTGGCCGCGGAGGGGGTCTTCGTCGTCCTCTTCGCCGCCCTCTACGACCTGGCCCTCTCCGGCCTGGTGAAGAGCGCGCGGGGCGCCGCTCGCAAGGGCCTCGACGCCTACCTCGCCGAGCTGGAGCAGCGCGCCCGCGAGTACCGGCTGATCGTCTCCCACGACGGCCCGGGGGACGTGGAGGCCGGACGGGAGAAGTGGCTCATCGCCTCGGTGGCCGAGGTCGAGGCCGCCGTGCGCGGCGCCCTGGAGGTGGCCGAGACCGCCCTGGACTGCCACACCGCCGCCGTCTACCTCCTCTCGCCCGACGGAGAGCGGATGCGGCTACGCGAGTGCCTGACGCGCTCCGAGAAGATCCGGCGCGAGCCCATCCTGGCCGGCGAGGGGCTGCCCGGCGTCGTCCTGAGCCGCGGCGCGCCGCTGCGGATCCACGGTGAGTTCCGGGGCGCGGTGCACGACGAGGGCTCGGTGCGCCCCCGCGCCTTCCTCGGCGTCCCCCTCCTGGCGAAGGTGCCCGGGCGGGAGAAGCCGCTGCCCCGGGGCGTGCTGCTGGTCGATCGCCTCGAGGATCGCCCCTTCGACGAGAGCGACGAGAAGCTGATGACCACCCTGGCCCGCGAGGTCCTGCGGGCCATCGAGGGCGAGCGGGTCCTGGGCTACATCCGGCGCGAGAAGGACGAGAAGGCGCGCTTCTTCCGCGCCATCGAGAAGCTCAACCTCCTCTCCAAGCCCGCCGAGATCTGCGAGCAGGTGGCGCGCCAGGCCCAGGAGGTCGCCCCCCTCGACTTCGTCGCCGTCACCCTCGTGCGGGAAGAGGGCGAGCAGGTGCAGCACAAGATCGTCGAGGCCCTGGGGACCGGCTCCGCCTCCCTGCGGGCCGAGGTCTTCGCCGACAACGCGGGCCTCGTCGCCAACGTCGTGCGCCTCGGCTCGACCCTGCCCGGGCGGGACTACCACGTCATGTCGAAGACGGTCGTCTTCGACGAGAAGCTGCCCCTCGAGGGCCTCTCCAGCTTGAAGGTCATCCCGATGACCGTGGGCGAGTCGGTGGTGGGCACCCTCGTCTGCGGCGCGGTGGGCGAGGGCGAGCTCGGTGAGGAGCCGGTGCGGATGCTGGGCGTGCTGGCCATGCAGGCGGCCGGCGCCATCGCCCGCGGCCGCCTCTTCGAGAAGACCGAGGAGCTGGCCACCACCGACGGGCTCACCGGCCTCTCCAATCACCGCCGTTTCCAGGAGGCCCTCGACGGCCACCTGGCCGCGGCCCGCCGCTACAGCCGCAGCTGCAGCCTGGTGATCACCGACGTCGATCACTTCAAGAGCGTCAACGACACCTACGGCCACCCGGTGGGAGACGAGGTGCTGCGCGGGTTCGCCGCGATCCTTCGCCGCGAGGCGCGAGACACCGACGTCGTCGCCCGCTACGGCGGCGAGGAGTTCGCGGTGATCCTCCCCGAGACCGATCTCGAGGGCGCCCGGGTGATCGCCGAGCGCATCCGGCAGGCCGTGGAGGCGACGGTCTTCCACACCGAGCTGGGCCCCCTGCAGGTCACCCTCTCCGCCGGCGTCGCGAGCTTCCCGGCCGTCGAGCAGGAGAAGCAGCCCCTGATCGATCACTGCGATCGGGCGCTCTACGCGGCGAAGCGCGGCGGCCGGAACCGGGTCGTGACGGCCGACACCGTTCGATAG
- a CDS encoding septum formation initiator family protein encodes MTALLLGAAIALAAASALGEGGFARVQRLQDEHARAEARNAALAAENEQLIARVEALRDDPEIIATVARDQLGLVRPGEIVIRFEVEE; translated from the coding sequence TTGACCGCCCTGCTTCTGGGGGCGGCGATCGCCCTCGCGGCGGCCTCCGCGCTCGGGGAGGGGGGCTTCGCCCGGGTGCAGCGTCTCCAGGACGAGCACGCCCGGGCCGAGGCCCGCAACGCCGCCCTGGCCGCCGAGAACGAGCAGCTGATCGCCCGGGTCGAGGCCCTGCGCGACGACCCCGAGATCATCGCCACGGTGGCCCGGGATCAGCTCGGCCTGGTGCGCCCGGGCGAGATCGTCATCCGCTTCGAGGTGGAAGAATGA
- a CDS encoding PhoH family protein, which translates to MAKNFILDTNVLLHDPRALFSFGDNNVVIPIYVIEEVDNFKRDLTELGRNARQVSRYLDELREKGQLAEGVPLDNGGTLRVAFTDRKIPAEFANTHEMDNRILSVALDTRDRNPEVPTTFVTMDSNLRIRADALGVEAENFENEPVHQISELYSGMQELTVEPGAIDRFYRDSVIDAPGEIEMRPNEHAVLIDSANPSHTALAKYRGADQTLLPLIRVPKEGIWGIRPRNKEQAFALDVLLNDEISLVTMVGKAGTGKTLLAIAAALQKVMEEGVYHKLLVSRPIFPMGRDIGYLPGDVEEKLNPWMQPIYDNVEFLMGLSRADKKAGRSYQELVDLGIMSIEPLTYIRGRSIPQQYIIVDEAQNLTPHEVKTIITRAGDNTKIVLTGDPYQIDNPYVDSTSNGLVHVVHRFMNEPIAGHVTLTKGERSKLAEAAANLL; encoded by the coding sequence GTGGCGAAGAACTTCATCCTCGATACCAACGTACTGCTCCACGATCCCCGGGCGCTCTTCAGCTTCGGGGACAACAACGTCGTGATCCCGATCTACGTGATCGAGGAGGTCGACAACTTCAAGCGGGACCTCACCGAGCTCGGCCGCAACGCCCGGCAGGTCTCTCGCTACCTGGACGAGCTCCGGGAGAAGGGGCAGCTGGCCGAGGGGGTCCCTCTCGACAACGGCGGCACGCTGCGGGTGGCCTTCACCGACCGGAAGATCCCGGCGGAGTTCGCCAACACCCATGAGATGGACAACCGGATCCTCTCGGTGGCCCTCGACACCCGCGACCGGAACCCGGAGGTGCCCACCACCTTCGTCACCATGGACTCCAACCTTCGTATTCGCGCCGACGCCCTCGGCGTGGAGGCGGAGAACTTCGAGAACGAGCCGGTCCACCAGATCTCCGAGCTCTACTCGGGGATGCAGGAGCTCACCGTCGAGCCCGGCGCCATCGATCGCTTCTACCGGGACAGCGTCATCGACGCGCCGGGTGAGATCGAGATGCGCCCCAACGAGCACGCCGTGCTCATCGACTCGGCGAACCCCTCGCATACGGCCCTGGCCAAGTACCGCGGCGCCGATCAGACCCTGCTGCCCCTGATCCGGGTCCCCAAGGAGGGGATCTGGGGCATCCGCCCTCGCAACAAGGAGCAGGCCTTCGCCCTCGACGTGCTGCTCAACGACGAGATCAGCCTGGTCACCATGGTGGGCAAGGCGGGCACCGGCAAGACCCTGCTGGCCATCGCCGCGGCCCTCCAGAAGGTGATGGAGGAGGGCGTCTACCACAAGCTCCTGGTGAGCCGGCCCATCTTCCCGATGGGGCGCGACATCGGCTACCTCCCCGGCGACGTCGAGGAGAAGCTCAACCCCTGGATGCAGCCCATCTACGACAACGTCGAGTTCCTGATGGGCCTCTCCCGGGCGGACAAGAAGGCCGGCCGCTCCTACCAGGAGCTGGTCGATCTGGGGATCATGTCCATCGAGCCGCTGACCTACATCCGCGGCCGCTCGATCCCCCAGCAGTACATCATCGTGGACGAGGCGCAGAACCTCACGCCCCACGAGGTGAAGACGATCATCACCCGCGCCGGTGACAACACGAAGATCGTGCTCACCGGCGACCCCTACCAGATCGACAACCCCTACGTGGACAGCACCAGCAACGGCCTGGTCCACGTGGTCCACCGCTTCATGAACGAGCCGATCGCCGGCCACGTCACCCTCACGAAGGGCGAGCGCTCCAAGCTCGCCGAGGCGGCGGCCAATCTGCTCTAG
- a CDS encoding MotA/TolQ/ExbB proton channel family protein gives MWEIITKGGWLMVPILLGSVIGLGVFLERLLALTRARVAPPGLGDEVRRLLVEQGEEAALERCKGSESSLGRVLAEGLAARGRGRERQKEHLEEAGRREAARLERYVGVLGIVASIEPLLGLLGTVVGMIAVFQRVVSAGVGDPAVLAEGIWAALITTAAGLTVAIPAFIAWRYLDTRVGDHLRGLEEEALALVEAMEQEAA, from the coding sequence ATGTGGGAGATCATCACCAAGGGTGGCTGGCTGATGGTGCCGATCCTCCTGGGATCGGTGATCGGCCTGGGCGTCTTCCTCGAGCGCCTGCTGGCCCTCACGCGCGCGCGCGTCGCGCCGCCCGGGCTCGGCGACGAGGTCCGGCGCCTCCTCGTCGAGCAGGGAGAGGAGGCCGCCCTCGAGCGCTGCAAGGGCAGCGAGAGCAGCCTGGGCCGGGTGCTGGCGGAGGGGCTCGCCGCCCGGGGCCGGGGCCGTGAGCGCCAGAAGGAGCACCTGGAGGAGGCCGGCCGGCGCGAGGCCGCTCGCCTCGAGCGCTACGTCGGCGTGCTCGGGATCGTGGCCTCGATCGAGCCCCTCCTGGGGCTGCTGGGCACCGTGGTCGGCATGATCGCGGTCTTCCAGCGGGTGGTCAGCGCCGGGGTGGGGGATCCGGCGGTGCTCGCCGAGGGGATCTGGGCCGCGCTGATCACGACCGCCGCGGGCCTGACCGTCGCCATCCCCGCCTTCATCGCCTGGCGCTACCTCGACACCCGGGTCGGGGACCACCTGCGCGGCCTGGAGGAGGAGGCCCTGGCCCTGGTCGAGGCCATGGAGCAGGAGGCGGCGTGA
- a CDS encoding biopolymer transporter ExbD — MNFGSKRPRGFDARIEIAPLIDVVFLLLIFFLLTTSFVQHRTLGVELPTTRGERSPEPSGAIVLVLREEGSLLHEGRLLDEAGVAALLSGAAAASPPSPIVLQADESVPHGRVVEVLDRIQRAGLRHLSIATKADEKGL; from the coding sequence GTGAACTTCGGCTCGAAGCGCCCCCGGGGCTTCGACGCCCGGATCGAGATCGCGCCGCTCATCGACGTGGTCTTCCTCCTGCTGATCTTCTTCCTGCTGACGACCTCCTTCGTGCAGCACCGCACCCTCGGGGTGGAGCTGCCCACCACCCGGGGCGAGCGCTCCCCGGAGCCCAGCGGCGCCATCGTGCTGGTCCTGCGGGAGGAGGGGAGCCTGCTCCACGAGGGGCGCCTCCTCGACGAGGCCGGGGTCGCGGCCCTGCTCTCGGGGGCCGCCGCCGCCTCGCCGCCCTCGCCGATCGTGCTCCAGGCCGACGAGTCGGTGCCCCACGGGCGGGTCGTCGAGGTGCTCGACCGGATCCAGCGGGCGGGCCTCCGGCACCTCTCGATCGCGACGAAGGCCGACGAGAAGGGGCTCTAG